In Jatrophihabitans sp., a single genomic region encodes these proteins:
- a CDS encoding GAF and ANTAR domain-containing protein, which yields MANEPTLQQLAEVFTSLEPHLVEPGPADDVLQAITSNGVQVVQGAEHAAITRGRPDKFKTVAATSEVPLNVDSIQYELGYGPCVDAILENTTFVTGDLANEERWPGFGPRAAHECGVMSMLSFRMFLEDDDLIAGLNFYSGKPNAFDEHDRTVGLLLATHGALAVSAMQRGETAAHLTRALASNREIGVAMGVLMTQHKISRQQAFDLLRITSQHSHRKLSDIAADVADTGTLELPRLQ from the coding sequence ATGGCTAACGAACCGACCCTGCAGCAGTTGGCCGAGGTGTTCACCAGCCTGGAACCCCACCTGGTAGAGCCCGGCCCCGCCGATGACGTGCTGCAGGCGATCACCAGCAATGGCGTGCAGGTGGTGCAAGGAGCCGAGCATGCCGCGATCACCCGCGGCCGGCCCGACAAGTTCAAGACCGTCGCCGCCACCAGCGAGGTGCCGCTGAACGTCGACTCGATCCAGTACGAACTCGGCTACGGGCCGTGCGTCGATGCCATCCTCGAGAACACCACCTTCGTCACCGGCGACCTCGCCAACGAGGAACGCTGGCCCGGATTCGGCCCGCGCGCCGCTCACGAGTGCGGCGTGATGAGCATGCTGTCCTTCCGGATGTTCCTGGAGGACGACGACCTGATCGCCGGCCTGAACTTCTACTCCGGCAAGCCGAACGCCTTCGACGAGCACGACCGGACGGTCGGGCTGCTGCTGGCCACCCACGGCGCCCTGGCGGTGTCGGCCATGCAACGCGGCGAGACCGCCGCCCACCTGACGCGCGCGCTTGCCAGCAACCGCGAGATCGGGGTGGCGATGGGCGTGCTGATGACTCAGCACAAGATCAGCCGTCAACAGGCCTTCGACCTGCTGCGCATCACCAGCCAGCACAGCCACCGCAAGCTGTCCGACATCGCCGCCGACGTCGCCGACACCGGCACTCTGGAGCTCCCCCGCCTCCAGTGA
- a CDS encoding DoxX family protein: protein MLLVRAIARPLLAAAFITGGVSTLRKPAQRVAAAEPVVTPLISRFPQLSNTEQVVKIDAAAKVVAGSMLAFGKFPRLSATVLAASLVPTTIADHPFWEEQDPIRRTQQRHQLMKSAGLLGGLLLAAVDTEGRPSLTWWARRTPRVLSHAATGLRRDTELALQSATHTLRDKLPV from the coding sequence ATGCTTCTGGTTCGCGCGATCGCCCGTCCTCTGCTCGCCGCCGCTTTCATCACCGGTGGCGTCAGCACCCTCCGCAAGCCGGCCCAGCGGGTTGCCGCCGCTGAACCGGTGGTGACCCCGCTGATCAGCCGGTTCCCGCAGCTGTCCAACACCGAGCAGGTGGTCAAGATCGACGCCGCTGCCAAGGTGGTCGCCGGTTCGATGCTCGCCTTCGGCAAGTTCCCGCGGCTGTCGGCCACCGTGCTGGCAGCCAGCCTGGTGCCGACCACGATCGCCGACCACCCGTTCTGGGAGGAGCAGGACCCGATCCGGCGGACCCAGCAGCGTCACCAGTTGATGAAGAGCGCCGGCCTGCTCGGTGGCCTGCTGCTGGCCGCCGTCGACACCGAAGGCCGGCCCTCGCTGACCTGGTGGGCCCGGCGCACCCCACGGGTGCTCAGCCACGCCGCGACCGGCCTGCGTCGCGACACCGAACTCGCGCTGCAGTCGGCGACCCACACACTGCGGGACAAGCTGCCGGTCTGA
- a CDS encoding FAD-dependent oxidoreductase: MDPVIVVGAGIAGISCARALADAGVAVLVLERDGQPGGRMASAELAGRPVDTGASYFTVSDDRFGEVVRDWQRRGLARPWTDTFEVYADGTFQGRSSGPPRWAAPAGLQALVRDLAGGADLRIEQCEVGQVAPAGPELAADGRLAAGGRLAGSGRLAGSGRLAAGGRLAVDGRPAAAVVLAMPDPQARAILHPDLAAERAGLYAGFEPVLALSAGWPERDWDPLDGVFVNGDERLSWIADDGSRRGDGAPVLVAHSTTSWTARQLGRPDQPAQDDRPAQDDQPAQDDQPAEAVEQLVRALSQVLGISAAPSWTRLDQWPHAKPAAGRTAAFQLWPSRVGACGDSWSPRPRVEAAFLSGLRLGNALAARLQR, from the coding sequence ATGGACCCGGTAATCGTGGTGGGTGCTGGAATCGCGGGCATCTCGTGCGCCCGGGCGCTTGCCGATGCCGGCGTGGCAGTGCTGGTGCTGGAGCGGGACGGGCAGCCCGGCGGCCGGATGGCCAGCGCTGAACTCGCCGGACGTCCGGTCGACACCGGCGCCTCGTACTTCACGGTGTCCGATGACCGCTTCGGAGAGGTAGTGCGGGACTGGCAGCGGCGGGGCCTGGCGCGGCCGTGGACCGACACCTTCGAGGTCTATGCCGACGGGACGTTTCAAGGCAGGAGCAGCGGCCCGCCGCGCTGGGCGGCGCCCGCCGGCCTGCAGGCGTTGGTGAGGGACCTGGCCGGCGGCGCGGACCTGCGGATCGAGCAGTGCGAGGTCGGGCAGGTCGCACCCGCCGGCCCTGAGCTGGCGGCGGACGGCCGGCTGGCGGCGGGCGGTCGGCTGGCGGGGAGCGGACGGCTGGCGGGGAGCGGACGGCTGGCGGCGGGCGGTCGGCTCGCGGTGGACGGCCGGCCGGCGGCCGCGGTGGTGCTGGCGATGCCCGACCCGCAGGCCAGGGCCATCCTGCATCCGGACCTGGCCGCCGAGCGGGCCGGGCTGTACGCGGGGTTCGAGCCGGTGCTGGCGCTCAGCGCGGGCTGGCCGGAGCGCGACTGGGACCCGCTGGACGGCGTCTTCGTCAACGGCGACGAGCGGCTGTCCTGGATCGCCGACGACGGCAGCCGGCGTGGCGACGGGGCGCCGGTGCTGGTCGCCCACTCCACCACGTCCTGGACGGCGAGGCAGCTGGGCCGGCCCGACCAGCCCGCGCAAGACGACCGGCCCGCGCAAGACGACCAGCCCGCGCAAGACGACCAGCCCGCCGAGGCCGTCGAGCAGCTGGTGCGGGCGCTGAGCCAGGTGCTCGGCATCAGCGCGGCCCCGTCCTGGACGCGCCTGGACCAGTGGCCGCACGCCAAGCCCGCAGCCGGGCGAACGGCTGCCTTTCAGCTGTGGCCGAGCAGGGTCGGCGCCTGCGGTGACAGCTGGTCGCCGCGGCCGCGGGTGGAGGCGGCGTTCCTGTCCGGGCTGCGGCTCGGCAACGCGCTGGCGGCCCGGCTGCAGCGGTGA
- a CDS encoding VOC family protein gives MPITTAYSHVRLTVTDIKRSRAFYESVFGMPIALEVPEDADEATREQLSFLYGGVIYRVGAALFGLRPAAPAGDRFDENRVGLDHLAFLVDGLSDLEDIQRSLDGLGITHAGIKDIGLAHILEFRDPDNIALEMYAWKPGRPPFN, from the coding sequence ATGCCGATCACCACCGCCTACTCCCACGTCCGCCTGACCGTGACCGACATCAAGCGGTCCCGCGCCTTCTACGAGTCGGTGTTCGGGATGCCGATCGCCCTGGAGGTGCCCGAAGACGCCGACGAGGCGACTCGCGAGCAGCTGAGCTTTCTGTACGGCGGCGTGATCTACCGGGTCGGCGCCGCCCTGTTCGGCCTGCGCCCGGCGGCGCCGGCGGGGGACCGGTTCGACGAGAACCGGGTGGGCCTGGACCACCTCGCCTTCCTGGTCGACGGGCTCAGCGACCTGGAGGACATCCAGCGGTCACTGGACGGGCTCGGGATCACCCACGCCGGGATCAAGGACATCGGGCTCGCCCACATCCTGGAATTCCGCGACCCGGACAACATCGCCCTGGAGATGTACGCCTGGAAGCCGGGACGCCCGCCGTTCAACTAG